A window of Diospyros lotus cultivar Yz01 chromosome 14, ASM1463336v1, whole genome shotgun sequence contains these coding sequences:
- the LOC127789823 gene encoding leucine-rich repeat receptor-like serine/threonine/tyrosine-protein kinase SOBIR1: MAGTTPFCSLLTLFSVILLAQANNLSLDNPDHDALLIVQEGLGMSKSQRLDEQNPCNCAGVFCQRRKDSNNSYVLRVTRIFLKSRQLAGVLSPAIGQLSELKELSLPNNRLVDQIPPEIASCRKLEVLNLQDNDLSGEVPAGVLSSLARLRVLDLSSNRFSGNLNFLKYSPNLEILSLANNKFSGKVPSSLQSFGNLRVFNISGNPSLEVEGLVPVLNQVEGSVPVLNQAGRSSLKLTERKTVPKRYILAENSRTRSQAAAAKAPSPSHRSSKNTNTSHAPAPAPVTAPASRHKHGKGARKAGGWILGFLAGGLSGSGTGFLLSVFFKVIVEVVRGRKRDSGPAIFSSLIKKAEDLAFLAEGGGLASLEVIGRGGCGEVYKKELPGSNGNLTTLAIKKIVQPSKDATELSEEDSRAMNKKMRQIKSEIQTVGQIRHRNLLPLLAHVTRPECHFLVYEFMKNGSLRDTLKQVSAGTRELDWLARHKIALGVAAGLEYLHMDHSPRIIHRDLKPENILLDDEMEARIADFGFAKAVPDANTHVTTSNVAGTVGYIAPEYHSTLKFTDKCDIFSFGVVLGVLVIGKFPSDEFFQSTEEMSLVKWMRNVMTSVDPKRAIDPKLMGNGYEDQMLLVLKIACFCTLEDPKQRPNSKVIRCMLSQIKHD, from the coding sequence ATGGCCGGAACCACTCCCTTCTGCTCCCTCCTCACCCTCTTCTCGGTGATCCTCCTTGCTCAGGCTAATAATCTCAGTCTTGACAATCCAGATCATGATGCTCTCTTAATTGTCCAAGAAGGCTTGGGAATGTCCAAGAGTCAACGCCTGGATGAGCAGAATCCATGTAACTGCGCCGGAGTTTTCTGCCAGAGGAGGAAGGACTCAAACAACTCCTATGTTCTCCGAGTTACCAGGATTTTCTTGAAATCTCGGCAGCTCGCCGGGGTTCTGTCTCCGGCAATTGGGCAGCTGTCCGAGCTCAAAGAGCTCTCTCTGCCTAACAACCGGCTTGTTGACCAGATCCCACCGGAAATAGCTTCCTGCCGGAAACTGGAAGTTCTTAACCTCCAAGACAATGACTTGTCTGGGGAGGTTCCGGCAGGGGTGCTGTCGTCGTTGGCACGCCTTCGAGTCCTCGACCTCTCTTCCAACAGATTTTCCGGGAATTTGAACTTCTTGAAGTACTCCCCCAATCTGGAAATACTTTCCCTTGCCAACAATAAGTTTTCCGGGAAAGTACCTTCATCACTGCAATCCTTTGGGAATCTCAGAGTGTTCAACATCTCAGGGAATCCTTCGCTCGAGGTCGAAGGCTTGGTGCCGGTGCTGAATCAGGTCGAAGGCTCGGTGCCGGTGCTGAATCAGGCCGGACGATCCTCGCTTAAATTGACAGAAAGGAAGACGGTTCCAAAGCGTTACATACTTGCTGAAAATTCCAGAACCAGAAGTCAAGCTGCTGCTGCAAAGGCGCCTTCCCCAAGTCACCGCTCGAGTAAGAACACTAACACTAGCCACGCTCCTGCACCAGCACCAGTAACAGCACCAGCAAGCAGACACAAGCACGGGAAAGGGGCAAGGAAGGCGGGTGGGTGGATTCTAGGATTCCTGGCCGGAGGATTATCAGGGAGCGGAACTGGGTTTCTGTTATCAGTGTTCTTCAAGGTAATTGTGGAAGTGGTTAGAGGTAGAAAGAGGGATTCGGGTCCAGCAATCTTCAGCTCACTAATCAAGAAAGCCGAGGACTTGGCATTCCTGGCGGAAGGAGGAGGACTGGCATCGCTGGAAGTCATTGGAAGAGGTGGATGTGGAGAAGTCTACAAGAAGGAGTTGCCAGGAAGCAATGGAAATCTGACAACTCTAGCCATAAAGAAGATAGTTCAACCCTCCAAGGATGCAACAGAGCTGTCAGAGGAAGATAGTAGGGCTATGAACAAGAAGATGCGACAAATCAAATCTGAGATTCAGACCGTGGGTCAGATACGACACAGGAACCTTTTACCTCTGCTAGCTCATGTGACCCGGCCTGAGTGCCATTTCCTAGTATACGAATTCATGAAGAATGGTAGCTTAAGGGACACGCTGAAACAAGTTTCGGCAGGTACAAGAGAACTGGATTGGCTGGCTCGTCACAAGATAGCCCTGGGAGTGGCAGCCGGGCTTGAGTATCTACACATGGACCATTCTCCTCGTATAATTCATAGAGATCTCAAGCCTGAAAACATCCTTTTGGATGACGAGATGGAAGCTCGAATTGCAGATTTCGGGTTTGCAAAGGCAGTGCCTGATGCAAATACACATGTGACAACTTCCAATGTCGCGGGAACTGTGGGATACATTGCCCCAGAGTACCATTCGACGCTGAAGTTCACAGATAAGTGCGATATATTCAGCTTTGGTGTGGTGCTGGGGGTTCTGGTGATAGGAAAGTTTCCATCTGATGAATTCTTCCAAAGTACAGAAGAGATGAGCTTGGTGAAGTGGATGAGAAATGTCATGACTTCTGTTGATCCAAAAAGAGCAATTGACCCTAAGCTGATGGGAAATGGGTACGAGGATCAGATGCTTCTGGTCCTCAAGATTGCTTGCTTTTGCACCCTTGAAGATCCTAAACAGAGGCCTAACAGCAAGGTGATAAGATGCATGTTGTCTCAGATCAAGCACGATTGA